DNA from Streptomyces luteogriseus:
CGAACCGGACGTCGACGTCTCCGCGGCCGGCAGTGGTCCGGCCGCGCTGCGCAGTCTGGAGCGGGCGGTCGTCGAGGGGCGGCGTTTCGACGTGCTGCTCGTGGACGCCGATCTGGGCGGCAAGGTGCCGGGCGCCCGCCCGGCCGTACCCGTGCAGGAGGGCAACGAGGACGGGCTCGTCGACGGGATCTCCCTCGTCACGGGCGTGCGCTCCGCGCAGCCGCACGTACGGATCGTCGTGCTCGCCGAGAAGGACGATCCGCGGCGGGCGGCGCTCGCCCTGCAGGCAGGCGCCTGCGGATGGGTGGCGAAGGACTGCTCGCTGTCCCGGCTGCTCACGGTCATCCGGGGCGTGCTGCGGGACGAGACGCACCTGCCGCCCGCGCTGCTGACGGGAGTGCTGCGAGAACTCACCGCCGCCCGCAAGCACCGCACCGAGAGCGAGCGGCTCGTCGAGTCCCTCAC
Protein-coding regions in this window:
- a CDS encoding LuxR C-terminal-related transcriptional regulator, which translates into the protein MVRIRVLVVDDHRIFAESLAAALAAEPDVDVSAAGSGPAALRSLERAVVEGRRFDVLLVDADLGGKVPGARPAVPVQEGNEDGLVDGISLVTGVRSAQPHVRIVVLAEKDDPRRAALALQAGACGWVAKDCSLSRLLTVIRGVLRDETHLPPALLTGVLRELTAARKHRTESERLVESLTPREREVLRCMVAGLGRKAVAERLYLSPHTVRTHMQNVLGKLGVHSTLAAVALARRAGVGPVDLAGDVVERGGQLA